One genomic window of Camelina sativa cultivar DH55 chromosome 5, Cs, whole genome shotgun sequence includes the following:
- the LOC104789023 gene encoding uncharacterized protein LOC104789023 isoform X2 — MDDYPIPKDMKPNMIYLNIRSALERMGYHCGDSKIMAFADKIKLDDIVLDEYFDAGICYYQSHNSNLMVISKSFLEDKETKRVIWAVKARGFNVLLVQPQPQHESSQAISEQTFLHDPDLLCCSTYLLDGRKAMDQSEGATLSSSSSLVVNNTCRSRYQDFSEPTKTVPGSKTGVFWDTNECPFPYDLDPETIIERIKLAHQRVTDGVMSRWVYYAEEIPFSDEKILDQFHKSRIYFVPQVPGDKTARVVRMVHDTQLWELDCPLDYRKQSNVIVISNDISCQGDIDFHTRLNFHTRLNFMYARGYNVFLVQPMDIAQEKLTAPDWPRGILDNALDFRITVVSTNNRCKKKKKKKIKKHKEEAAETPQVETMIRQDFSKPLQPVSGTRLGVFWDLTDYPIPLSASHPKMIYERIESALDEKDYYGVMSIWIYSPEEAQLPDGVLDNYQRAGIHIVPKVPEDKTARVHRMIHDMIFFEIDNPVRYNVSPSVIVISNDIPGKINLTFSLSCLNARSINAFLVEPKKLLLDDDLESSFRPECLFDVGEIVGTYSLSIIIDMF, encoded by the exons ATGGATGATTATCCAATCCCTAAAGATATGAAGCCTAATATGATTTACTTGAACATTCGATCAGCTCTAGAGAGAATGGGTTATCATTGTGGGGATTCTAAAATCATGGCTTTTGCTGACAAGATTAAGCTTGACGATATCGTGTTAGATGAATATTTCGATGCCGGCATATGTTACTACCAATCACACAACT CAAATTTGATGGTAATCTCAAAAAGTTTCCTTGAAGACAAGGAGACGAAAAGAGTTATTTGGGCTGTGAAAGCAAGAGGGTTCAATGTTCTCTTAGTACAGCCTCAACCTCAGCATGAAAGCAGCCAAGCAATATCAGAACAGACATTTCTTCATGATCCAGACCTGCTATGTTGCTCTACGTATCTATTAGATGGACGAAAGGCTATGGACCAAAGTGAAGGAGcaaccttatcttcttcttcttcactagtTGTCAATAATACTTGTCGCTCACGCTACCAAGATTTCTCTG AGCCTACCAAAACTGTCCCAGGGAGTAAGACAGGTGTCTTCTGGGACACAAACGAGTGCCCATTCCCCTATGATCTTGATCCTGAAACCATAATTGAGAGAATCAAATTGGCTCATCAACGTGTTACCGATGGTGTGATGTCAAGATGGGTTTATTATGCTGAGGAGATACCCTTCTCGGATGAAAAAATACTTGATCAGTTTCACAAATCCAGAATCTATTTCGTTCcccaag ttcccGGGGATAAAACTGCGAGAGTTGTTAGGATGGTACATGACACTCAACTATGGGAACTGGACTGTCCTCTAGACTATCGTAAACAATCGAATGTGATTGTAATCTCAAATGACATCAGCTGCCAAGGAGACATTGACTTCCACACTCGTCTTAACTTCCACACTCGTCTTAACTTTATGTATGCGAGAGGTTACAATGTTTTCTTAGTACAGCCTATGGATATCGCACAAGAAAAGCTCACTGCCCCTGATTGGCCTAGAGGGATACTAGATAACGCTTTGGATTTCAGAATAACCGTAGTAAGTACTAATAATAggtgcaagaagaagaagaagaagaagataaagaaacaTAAGGAGGAGGCAGCGGAAACGCCACAAGTCGAGACCATGATCAGACAAGATTTCTcca AGCCTCTCCAACCAGTTTCAGGGACTAGGCTAGGCGTCTTCTGGGACCTCACTGATTACCCAATTCCTTTAAGTGCTTCTCATCCTAAGATGATCTATGAGAGAATAGAATCCGCTCTTGACGAAAAAGATTATTATGGTGTGATGTCAATATGGATTTATTCTCCTGAGGAGGCCCAGCTCCCAGATGGCGTGCTGGATAATTATCAGAGGGCCGGAATACATATCGTTCCCAAAG TTCCTGAGGATAAAACTGCGAGAGTTCATAGGATGATACATGACATGATTTTCTTCGAAATTGACAATCCTGTGAGGTATAATGTATCACCAAGTGTGATCGTCATCTCAAATGACATTCCAGGAAAAATCAACTTAACCTTTTCTCTTTCCTGTTTGAATGCGAGATCCATCAATGCTTTCTTAGTTGAGCCTAAAAAGCTCCTATTAGATGATGATCTCGAGTCATCATTTAGGCCGGAATGCCTATTTGATGTAGGTGAGATTGTTGGCACATACTCCCTCTCTATCATAATAGatatgttttag
- the LOC104789023 gene encoding uncharacterized protein LOC104789023 isoform X1 yields MDDYPIPKDMKPNMIYLNIRSALERMGYHCGDSKIMAFADKIKLDDIVLDEYFDAGICYYQSHNFPDIRMLWELIFGLGDEKKPANLMVISKSFLEDKETKRVIWAVKARGFNVLLVQPQPQHESSQAISEQTFLHDPDLLCCSTYLLDGRKAMDQSEGATLSSSSSLVVNNTCRSRYQDFSEPTKTVPGSKTGVFWDTNECPFPYDLDPETIIERIKLAHQRVTDGVMSRWVYYAEEIPFSDEKILDQFHKSRIYFVPQVPGDKTARVVRMVHDTQLWELDCPLDYRKQSNVIVISNDISCQGDIDFHTRLNFHTRLNFMYARGYNVFLVQPMDIAQEKLTAPDWPRGILDNALDFRITVVSTNNRCKKKKKKKIKKHKEEAAETPQVETMIRQDFSKPLQPVSGTRLGVFWDLTDYPIPLSASHPKMIYERIESALDEKDYYGVMSIWIYSPEEAQLPDGVLDNYQRAGIHIVPKVPEDKTARVHRMIHDMIFFEIDNPVRYNVSPSVIVISNDIPGKINLTFSLSCLNARSINAFLVEPKKLLLDDDLESSFRPECLFDVGEIVGTYSLSIIIDMF; encoded by the exons ATGGATGATTATCCAATCCCTAAAGATATGAAGCCTAATATGATTTACTTGAACATTCGATCAGCTCTAGAGAGAATGGGTTATCATTGTGGGGATTCTAAAATCATGGCTTTTGCTGACAAGATTAAGCTTGACGATATCGTGTTAGATGAATATTTCGATGCCGGCATATGTTACTACCAATCACACAACT TTCCAGATATTAGAATGTTATGGGAATTGATTTTTGGATTGGGCGATGAAAAAAAACCAGCAAATTTGATGGTAATCTCAAAAAGTTTCCTTGAAGACAAGGAGACGAAAAGAGTTATTTGGGCTGTGAAAGCAAGAGGGTTCAATGTTCTCTTAGTACAGCCTCAACCTCAGCATGAAAGCAGCCAAGCAATATCAGAACAGACATTTCTTCATGATCCAGACCTGCTATGTTGCTCTACGTATCTATTAGATGGACGAAAGGCTATGGACCAAAGTGAAGGAGcaaccttatcttcttcttcttcactagtTGTCAATAATACTTGTCGCTCACGCTACCAAGATTTCTCTG AGCCTACCAAAACTGTCCCAGGGAGTAAGACAGGTGTCTTCTGGGACACAAACGAGTGCCCATTCCCCTATGATCTTGATCCTGAAACCATAATTGAGAGAATCAAATTGGCTCATCAACGTGTTACCGATGGTGTGATGTCAAGATGGGTTTATTATGCTGAGGAGATACCCTTCTCGGATGAAAAAATACTTGATCAGTTTCACAAATCCAGAATCTATTTCGTTCcccaag ttcccGGGGATAAAACTGCGAGAGTTGTTAGGATGGTACATGACACTCAACTATGGGAACTGGACTGTCCTCTAGACTATCGTAAACAATCGAATGTGATTGTAATCTCAAATGACATCAGCTGCCAAGGAGACATTGACTTCCACACTCGTCTTAACTTCCACACTCGTCTTAACTTTATGTATGCGAGAGGTTACAATGTTTTCTTAGTACAGCCTATGGATATCGCACAAGAAAAGCTCACTGCCCCTGATTGGCCTAGAGGGATACTAGATAACGCTTTGGATTTCAGAATAACCGTAGTAAGTACTAATAATAggtgcaagaagaagaagaagaagaagataaagaaacaTAAGGAGGAGGCAGCGGAAACGCCACAAGTCGAGACCATGATCAGACAAGATTTCTcca AGCCTCTCCAACCAGTTTCAGGGACTAGGCTAGGCGTCTTCTGGGACCTCACTGATTACCCAATTCCTTTAAGTGCTTCTCATCCTAAGATGATCTATGAGAGAATAGAATCCGCTCTTGACGAAAAAGATTATTATGGTGTGATGTCAATATGGATTTATTCTCCTGAGGAGGCCCAGCTCCCAGATGGCGTGCTGGATAATTATCAGAGGGCCGGAATACATATCGTTCCCAAAG TTCCTGAGGATAAAACTGCGAGAGTTCATAGGATGATACATGACATGATTTTCTTCGAAATTGACAATCCTGTGAGGTATAATGTATCACCAAGTGTGATCGTCATCTCAAATGACATTCCAGGAAAAATCAACTTAACCTTTTCTCTTTCCTGTTTGAATGCGAGATCCATCAATGCTTTCTTAGTTGAGCCTAAAAAGCTCCTATTAGATGATGATCTCGAGTCATCATTTAGGCCGGAATGCCTATTTGATGTAGGTGAGATTGTTGGCACATACTCCCTCTCTATCATAATAGatatgttttag